Part of the Sorghum bicolor cultivar BTx623 chromosome 1, Sorghum_bicolor_NCBIv3, whole genome shotgun sequence genome, CTTAAGTTGCACTTCCATGAATGTTTTCTTTCTGAAAAGAAATCATAGATGGGTTATTACAAACATCTTAACATTCACATCAAACTATTAATATAATTATTTGGCATGTTCTTGCTATTTGCCTGCATgcatttaaacacatgtgcatcTTTGTGCCAAAAGCAGCATTGCTATGATTTGATGGTTGGTCACCTGGATTTAGACTTAAGTGTTATCCATCTATAGTGTCTAGCCTGCTCTTCACTGTGGAAGTGCTGTGTGGTATCTAATTCACTCGATCACTCCTTTCAGTCCAGTTAACTCCTTTTGTAATGATATCCTTCCTTATTTGCAGGAGACCATCAAGAAGCAAGTCGCAATCATGTATTTGTGGCCGAAGACACTAGAAGTACCTATAATGGACCCCTCAAAGTAATTTTTAgcactttttctgttttggtttgTGTACATCAAAACCTAGATCTGATGACAGAGGAGTATTGCTAATGGTTTTCAAATTCCCAGAGCATCAAAAAAGCCTGTTGGAATTCTACTTGTGAAGGTCATAAGAGCCCAAAATTTGCGAAAGAAGGATCTGCTGGGTAAATCAGACCCATATGTGAAACTTAAAATGTCAGATGATAAGCTTCCATCCAAGAAGACTACTGTAAAGCGCAGCAATCTCAATCCAGAGTGGAATGAAGATTTTAAGTTTGTAGTGACTGATCCAGAAAACCAGGCTCTTGAAGTTAATGTCTTCGACTGGGAACAGGCATGACTTGCTTCGTCTTATTTAAAGCTTCTGTAGTTTTCTTCCGACATATTAGCAAAGAATGTGCAGTTATTTTTGCTGTTACTTATAGGTTGGGAAACATGAAAAGATGGGAATGAACATGGTCCTACTGAAAGACCTCCCACCTGAGGAGACTAAAGTTACTACCCTCAACTTGCTTAAGaccatggatccaaatgatGTACAAAATGAGAAGTCTCGTGGCCAGCTTACTCTAGAGCTCACATACAAACCTTTCAAGGAAGAAGATGGCGAGATAGAAGATACAGAGGGTACCAATGTGATAGAAAAAGCTCCAGATGGCACTCCAGCTGGCGGTGGATTGCTTTTTGTTATTGTTCATGAAGCCAAAGATCTTGAGGGGAAGCACCATACAAACCCCTATGCAAAAATAATTTTCAAAGGCGAAGAGAAGAAAACAAAGGTATTATGTAAACCAATTATGCTTTATAATTTCATGGAATGACTGATTGAGCTCTCTCTTTATTTACCTTTCACCCCCTGTGCTAGGTCATCAAGAAGAATAGGGATCCACGATGGGTGGATGAATTCGAGTTTGTGTGCGAGGAGCCTCCTGTAAATGATAAACTACATGTTGAAGTCCTAAGTAAAGCCCCGAAGAAAGGGCTGATATATGGCAAGGTAGAATGGAATTCTTATCGTCCATTTAATAACTTACTAATCTACTGTACCTGGTGACTGTTAGCTATAAGATTAGTAATCCCCCccccctcttttttttttgaactgctGTCCTGTAGCATGTAGAGAGAATTCTAATGGTGGATCATCTGAAGGCATAAAATATCAGTATCTTTTATCCTGATGCCTGTATTTTGTTGATCCAGGAAACTTTGGGCTACATTGATGTCAGCCTTGCAGACGTGATCAGTAACAAGAGAATTAATGAGAAGTACCATCTCATAGACTCAAAAAATGGTCAGATCCAAATTGAGTTGCAGTGGAGAACTTCCTAGACAGGAAGAGCAAGAATGCATGATGTGGTATACATATGAATGTTCGTGTACTGAGTTTGCGGATACCTGTAATTGAGCTCATGTAGATATTCCTTTTGTTTGCAGACATCTGTTGAGATTTTTTTCCCCCTTTTAATTGCTCAGATTTACTAGAAATACTATGTAGGCATGTGATCCCTGGAACGGAACTGAGCTTATTCTGGACTAAAGAAGGACAATACAAACACACAGCATTCCGGAATGTCGAGAATTCGCAGCACGCTCCAAATGTTTCGTTGGTATCTTAAATGACCATTTAGCATGTGCGTGCTATACTGAAATGCTTCAATCCTAACGATGAACTTGCAAACTCTGGCCAATTAGAATTCCCTGATCATATACTGGAAAAAGTGTGTAACATGCAATCATTTAGCAAGTACACCTTCATGGAAAGATTTGGTTGCAATTAAATCTTGATAGAATGACAGCCCCGTTAAGGTTAAGCCTAACATGCTTTTACAGTAAGGATAAAAATAAACCATGAAAGTGATCTAGATCTATtgatttctctacttcaaagagtGTAGAAACATGTTGAGTTTCATCTTTACAGAAGCCCCTGACAGAGGAGAGAAATAAACTACCGACAATGCAAGGTACAGACCAGGagagaaataaagaaaaaagtctacatagCCCTCTTAACTATATAGAATGGACTACTTTACCGCCTGAACTATAAAACTAGATTTTTCTACCTCCGAACTTTTCAAAactggtcaaataaccccctcaaGCAGTTTTGTACGGTGGGTTTGCTACAGTAATGatagttttgtctttttccttatttatttatttatttttattgaatctttaaaaaatcatagtaaatcacaaaagaatcataaaatgaaaaatctaattttgttggactccgcattagtagatctacacagtgaacatataatatggtatgctttagacTGACTCCAACAATGCTACCTAGACCCAAAAATACGTTACGCATAGTACTTTGCCTACCAGAAACGGACTCCAACGGCCGACCCAAACACAGGACGCATTTTGGGTAGCAGCCCAAACAAGACGCAGAAATGCGTCCTTCTCTCTCTTCAACCCATTCTATGCGGCGCTGGTGCTAGTGTCAGGAGGGGGCAGAACGGGCGAGACGACAACGAGCCGTGGTGCTGGCGCCTCCCGCTCCCCCACCGCCCGGTTGCAGCTCCCCCAACGCTCGGCACCGTCGCACGGCTCctctagcgccgccgccgccgggtcgCACTGCCGTCTCACCCAGCCACGCCGGGACCGACGCCAAGCGTCGCGGCCGCGCCGCCCCGGCCAGGACTGCGTTGAAGCCCAGCACCGCCggagttcttcttcttcttcgccgGCGGCGTCTGCTCTGCCCTCTCCCTTTGCTCCCTTCATCCCTCTCTCCCCTGCTTCTCTCTCTTCAGCCAATGCTCGTCATCGCCAGATCGGTGGGAGGCCCTCCCCAGGGCTCGACGGGGGCGCGCCGGTGTCGTTGAGGATGGGGGAGCGTCGCCTGCTGCTGCTCGGCCCCTGCCACCGCTGTGTATGCGTTCATTGTTGGAGAAGCTGAGTTTTTGGGGCGCTATCCATTCGCTGTGCATGACCCAAAACCAGGAATGAGTCTCGTTTTTGCGTTTCCGTTGTTGGAGTCAGTCTTAGGATAAAGTTTTTAGCTTCAGAtctatgaattattccaattaattatagaaaaacatagatctaaaagctacaaaaaaattttgtactaaagcatactatattatatgttcactatatagatctactcatttggagtccaacaaaattagattttttattttatgtttttatgtaatttactataattttcaaagatttaaccgaaataaataaaaaagaaaaaaataaaatcacCGTCGCTACAACATAACCACCGTCCAAAACCGCTTGAGGAAGTTATTTAACCAATTTTAAAAAATTCAGGAGGTAAAAATCGCACACTACACCTGTGTCCACTACTTTTTCTAAAGATACCCCCGGCGTACACCTTTTCAAAAACAATTCCATAAATATGGCTTCTGATGGACAGTTTTTTCCCGTGTTCCAAACAGAGCCTTAGAACATAGATGGACCGAGATTTGTTGAGGCGCCAAAAATATTGAATCCTTCGCACACCATCATCATAGGGTCCAGAATATGCACGGACACACTGAACTGCTAGGTGTTTGCAGATCGAATTTACTACAGCCTTTCTTTTACATAGCAGACCGATATGATAGCAACATTAGACGTAGCCACATGGACCATGGGCAAAGccgcatatttttttaaaaaaaaattaaaaagatgCCGTGATAGTCCATAAACGACGTCACGCGAATCCTAAGGAAGTGAGTTAGGTTTAGATGGCCCGCCGCGCAGGCCTTCTTCTCCTGCGACACTGCGAGCGAATGATTCTTCCGAAGGTGCACAGAAAACACGAATGCGAAGCCTGGTTCCAGCTTCACTCGCAGGAATCACATTCCCATGCAAACGCATATCAAACTCGTAACGTTTTTCGCCCTTAAAAAAAACTCTCAATGCTTAATAATCCATCTATCCATCCGTCTCACCAGCTCGAGTTTGGTTTTTCCACCGATCCTGTCACCTTCGCCCTCCCTGGCAATCTACACTTTCGTCACAATGCCAACCCAAGGAAATAAATCACTACAGCTACAGATAATAGACGGACAGATTCTTTACG contains:
- the LOC8086287 gene encoding synaptotagmin-1 encodes the protein MGVISTVLGFTGFGFGFSAGIVIGYFLFIYVQPADVKDVKVRPLVEYDSKSLEGILPEIPLWVKNPDYDRIDWLNRFLELMWPYLDKAICRTAQDIAKPIIAENTAKYKIDSVEFETLTLGSLPPTFQGMKVYVTEEQELIMEPCLKWAANPNVTVVIKAYGLKATVQIVDLQVFALPRITLKPLVPTFPCFAKILVSLMEKPHVDFGLKILGADVMAIPGLYRFVQETIKKQVAIMYLWPKTLEVPIMDPSKASKKPVGILLVKVIRAQNLRKKDLLGKSDPYVKLKMSDDKLPSKKTTVKRSNLNPEWNEDFKFVVTDPENQALEVNVFDWEQVGKHEKMGMNMVLLKDLPPEETKVTTLNLLKTMDPNDVQNEKSRGQLTLELTYKPFKEEDGEIEDTEGTNVIEKAPDGTPAGGGLLFVIVHEAKDLEGKHHTNPYAKIIFKGEEKKTKVIKKNRDPRWVDEFEFVCEEPPVNDKLHVEVLSKAPKKGLIYGKETLGYIDVSLADVISNKRINEKYHLIDSKNGQIQIELQWRTS